The following are encoded together in the Lactuca sativa cultivar Salinas chromosome 1, Lsat_Salinas_v11, whole genome shotgun sequence genome:
- the LOC111900802 gene encoding probable transcription factor At2g01370: MAEIHDLANTIIPSSTISNPRKRKQLTRTSKKGEVEEDDTEWVPSQRETGAITKLWSDNDEIFLLEALRNSHDKSDMIMLHSITMGCFERPFSKLQVSRKVRTLKTKFFNTSEEVLPASTHEAKIRELSREIWGQTQTTTVDVGPFLTPRELEARYPRVSASIDDLPPYNKMTVEAKNVIRECMCFISPEELHEIEYEWADYREGEVMSTAKQMSLSNKESKLLQKGRHAYNLEHRVVYHSH; encoded by the coding sequence ATGGCTGAAATTCATGATCTTGCTAACACCATAATCCCTTCATCTACAATATCCAACCCCCGAAAGAGGAAGCAATTGACTCGGACATCCAAAAAGGGAGAAGTTGAAGAGGATGACACGGAGTGGGTCCCTAGCCAACGAGAGACGGGTGCTATCACCAAACTTTGGAGTGATAATGATGAAATTTTTCTACTTGAAGCTTTGAGGAATAGCCATGACAAGTCTGATATGATCATGTTACATAGTATTACCATGGGATGTTTTGAAAGACCATTTTCCAAACTTCAGGTGAGTCGTAAGGTCCGAACTCTCAAGACTAAGTTCTTCAACACTTCAGAAGAGGTTTTGCCTGCAAGCACCCATGAAGCCAAGATTCGCGAGCTTTCCAGAGAGATTTGGGGTCAAACTCAAACTACAACTGTAGATGTTGGTCCTTTTTTGACACCAAGAGAGTTGGAGGCACGCTATCCACGTGTCAGTGCTAGTATAGATGATCTGCCCCCATATAACAAGATGACTGTGGAAGCAAAAAACGTGATAAGAGAATGCATGTGCTTTATTTCTCCAGAAGAGCTTCATGAGATCGAATATGAATGGGCTGATTATCGTGAAGGGGAGGTCATGAGTACTGCAAAACAGATGTCTCTCAGCAATAAAGAGTCCAAACTGCTTCAAAAGGGAAGACATGCTTATAACCTAGAGCATAGAGTTGTTTATCATTCTCACTAG